Proteins co-encoded in one Streptomyces sp. NBC_01283 genomic window:
- a CDS encoding VOC family protein — protein sequence MSVELNHTIIHARDNRESAEFFADVLGLEITSEWGPFIAVGLSNSVTLDFATIPADKITPQHYAFLVSEAEFEAAYEKIKARDVEHWADPHQKLPGEINTNDGGRGVYFLDPSGHAMELITVPYGGFPQ from the coding sequence TTGTCGGTCGAACTGAATCACACGATCATCCACGCCCGGGACAACCGGGAGTCCGCCGAGTTCTTCGCGGACGTTCTGGGCCTCGAAATCACCTCCGAGTGGGGCCCGTTCATCGCGGTGGGGCTGAGCAACTCCGTCACCCTGGACTTCGCCACCATCCCCGCGGACAAGATCACTCCGCAGCACTACGCGTTCCTGGTCTCCGAGGCGGAGTTCGAGGCGGCGTACGAGAAGATCAAGGCGCGCGACGTCGAGCACTGGGCCGACCCGCACCAGAAGCTGCCGGGCGAGATCAACACCAATGACGGCGGCCGGGGCGTGTACTTCCTGGATCCGTCCGGGCACGCCATGGAACTCATCACCGTGCCGTACGGCGGCTTCCCGCAGTAG
- a CDS encoding ABC transporter substrate-binding protein: MMFNHPPKEWGPLEWLVAAVVAGALVIGLVTWNSARPGPCGEGLDELAGQCVGVTDQAFDADEKAKSLIEAVADENARVARDWENPPGDGPHIPYVRIALMMPFTSDASSAMTSDMIRRALAGALAAQLEANSASGPHYQLLFAPDGKDLSQWKPVVDRLAELAKDTEAPLVGVTGIPSSTTETREAVAELTERGIPTVGPVITAASMNFRYFFKTSPNNEQFAKALSHYLDRYPQNEKGLLLWDSREGDVYSKNLREIFDRHFGKTYDLKNHNSHYIGSSGEDQGIPRRFADAVARICRDKADTVFFAGRDQDLPAFINRLANEGGCDRGGKLRILKVGIGLEPTLTSAAIERSLRRANATIVDASAYEPDWADRPGEAPSGFSPFHARFKKINSAHDLGPNALEDGYAAMYYDGFALLASAVDRTYSEISEGGKKTPDPNRLPSTKDVYSTLTISTISGDTCTGCLVGAGGTYGFTGPGENDQWAVCKPVPIIEFPPVARSDGEEKLPLYRTYRGDKAKSCPS, translated from the coding sequence ATGATGTTCAACCACCCGCCCAAGGAGTGGGGTCCCCTCGAATGGCTCGTGGCCGCGGTGGTGGCCGGCGCCCTCGTGATCGGCCTCGTGACCTGGAACAGTGCACGCCCCGGCCCGTGCGGCGAGGGCCTCGACGAGCTCGCCGGGCAGTGCGTCGGCGTCACCGACCAGGCCTTCGACGCGGACGAGAAGGCCAAGAGCCTCATCGAGGCGGTGGCGGACGAGAACGCCCGGGTCGCGCGGGACTGGGAGAACCCGCCGGGCGACGGGCCGCACATCCCCTACGTGCGCATCGCGCTGATGATGCCCTTCACGTCGGACGCGTCCAGCGCGATGACCAGCGACATGATCCGGCGCGCACTCGCGGGGGCCCTCGCGGCGCAACTGGAGGCCAACAGCGCGAGCGGGCCGCACTACCAGCTGCTCTTCGCCCCCGACGGCAAGGACCTCAGCCAGTGGAAGCCCGTCGTCGACCGGCTCGCCGAGCTGGCGAAGGACACCGAGGCCCCGCTGGTGGGCGTGACCGGCATCCCGAGCAGTACGACGGAGACCCGCGAGGCCGTGGCCGAGCTCACCGAGCGCGGCATCCCCACGGTCGGCCCGGTGATCACCGCCGCTTCCATGAACTTCCGGTACTTCTTCAAGACCTCGCCCAACAACGAACAGTTCGCCAAGGCGCTGTCCCACTATCTCGACCGCTATCCGCAGAACGAGAAGGGCCTGCTGCTCTGGGACAGCCGCGAGGGCGACGTCTACTCGAAGAACCTGCGGGAGATCTTCGACCGGCACTTCGGGAAGACCTACGACCTGAAGAACCACAACTCCCACTACATCGGCTCGTCGGGCGAGGACCAGGGCATCCCGCGGCGCTTCGCCGACGCCGTCGCGAGGATCTGCCGCGACAAGGCGGACACCGTCTTCTTCGCGGGACGCGACCAGGACCTGCCCGCCTTCATCAACCGCCTCGCCAATGAAGGAGGTTGTGACCGCGGGGGCAAGCTGCGGATCCTCAAGGTCGGCATCGGTCTCGAACCGACGCTCACCTCCGCCGCCATCGAACGCAGCCTGCGCAGGGCCAACGCCACGATCGTCGACGCCTCGGCGTACGAACCGGACTGGGCGGACCGCCCCGGCGAGGCGCCCTCGGGCTTCTCCCCCTTCCACGCGCGCTTCAAGAAGATCAACAGTGCGCACGACCTGGGTCCCAACGCGTTGGAGGACGGGTACGCGGCCATGTACTACGACGGGTTCGCTCTCCTAGCCTCCGCCGTCGACCGCACGTACAGCGAGATCAGCGAAGGCGGCAAGAAGACGCCGGACCCGAACCGGCTGCCCTCCACCAAGGACGTGTACAGCACGCTCACCATCTCGACCATCAGCGGCGACACCTGCACCGGCTGTCTCGTGGGGGCGGGCGGCACCTACGGGTTCACCGGCCCGGGGGAGAACGACCAGTGGGCTGTCTGCAAGCCCGTCCCGATCATCGAGTTCCCCCCGGTGGCCCGCTCCGACGGCGAGGAGAAGCTGCCGCTGTACCGGACCTACCGGGGGGACAAGGCGAAGAGCTGCCCGTCGTGA
- a CDS encoding ATP-binding protein, protein MGKPHMPLLYGRGPLVGSLVPSLTGLAYDERARRKREFGDDVPVLLLTGQHGLGRSAVLEGLARHYHKRLPLAHVRVVVPGAPAAVSVGSAQPGGVPAAPAADFVQILERIVCALAPGFGLFPVLVPGLFAVSGWSLGDADVRDAVCARHARLLIACGLLAGGERDVAREWSERVEASVAEAKGAADAGAEVADDDGSLPVTAAILRELQSLRGLTPARNWYGQRHTAPDGATGKPDALLEIGRRFHRGGDYRHAVENTLMAAFLEEVAAGYGLVRHLNREPWPLILLDEAHAPAGQRFLQLLLEHRALVQRPHRDRITVVATRLGDIPEEEAPQAVRRELADLLPAAGSGRRKQAAAIWQRTGHDPSAGLLVVPLTPLSRDDVLSMLDRASARLLHPHLASALHSLTGGHPAASTVLCDAVVHAARQNRTVAPRDLLDLPTPQGRPVTQVLLEDLLPDRRQRDRLLVLCLARDNATAEALAEDLRLDGPEQLPANAAAQYLVERQWQQSVPVDAPLVESPLLQSLLVHEARRISPPPDDPHSWHQIHRFLHLHHVQRSDTGEADALRHSLAAGNAPRVVDMLTDEFGAEEAEQSVQHWLLCLRHCATAPTPPSVGTAAATHSHEDSGGWSDHRMEIALGEHAARYTHLDEAGRSINRLLHALWYLSEPYADPAIDPDAETLCQAVGDELGFLSRRHRTWYAALGRAARDWPVAARKRQVLPVPASEGS, encoded by the coding sequence ATGGGCAAGCCGCACATGCCACTGCTGTACGGTCGCGGGCCTCTGGTGGGCTCGCTCGTACCGTCACTCACCGGGCTGGCCTACGACGAACGGGCGCGCAGGAAACGGGAGTTCGGCGACGACGTGCCCGTCCTCCTGCTCACCGGGCAGCACGGGCTCGGACGCAGCGCCGTCCTCGAAGGGCTGGCGCGGCACTACCACAAGCGGCTCCCTCTGGCCCATGTGCGGGTCGTCGTGCCCGGCGCACCCGCCGCCGTATCCGTCGGGTCCGCGCAGCCCGGGGGTGTGCCCGCCGCCCCCGCCGCCGACTTCGTGCAGATCCTGGAGCGGATCGTGTGCGCGCTCGCACCGGGGTTCGGCCTGTTCCCCGTCCTGGTGCCCGGCCTGTTCGCGGTCTCCGGCTGGTCGCTCGGCGACGCGGACGTGCGGGACGCCGTGTGCGCCCGGCACGCCCGGCTCCTGATCGCCTGCGGGCTGCTGGCCGGGGGCGAGCGGGACGTGGCGCGGGAGTGGTCGGAGCGGGTCGAGGCCTCCGTGGCCGAGGCGAAGGGCGCGGCCGACGCGGGCGCGGAGGTGGCGGACGACGACGGTTCGCTGCCGGTCACCGCGGCGATCCTGCGTGAACTCCAGTCCCTGCGGGGCCTGACCCCCGCCCGGAACTGGTACGGGCAGCGGCACACCGCTCCGGACGGCGCCACCGGGAAGCCCGACGCCCTCCTCGAAATCGGCCGGCGATTCCACCGGGGCGGCGACTACCGGCACGCCGTCGAGAACACCCTCATGGCCGCCTTCCTGGAGGAGGTGGCCGCCGGCTACGGCCTGGTGCGGCACCTGAACCGCGAGCCGTGGCCGCTGATCCTCCTCGACGAGGCGCACGCCCCCGCGGGGCAGCGCTTCCTGCAACTGCTCCTCGAACACCGCGCCCTCGTGCAGCGCCCCCACCGCGACCGGATCACCGTCGTCGCCACCCGGCTCGGGGACATACCCGAGGAGGAGGCGCCGCAGGCGGTCCGCCGCGAACTGGCCGACCTGCTGCCGGCCGCGGGCAGCGGGCGGCGCAAGCAGGCCGCCGCCATCTGGCAGCGCACCGGCCACGATCCGTCCGCCGGACTGCTCGTCGTGCCGCTCACACCGCTGTCCAGGGACGACGTCCTGTCGATGCTCGACCGCGCGTCCGCGCGGCTGCTCCACCCGCACCTGGCGTCGGCGCTGCATTCGCTGACCGGCGGACACCCGGCGGCCAGCACCGTGCTGTGCGACGCCGTGGTGCACGCGGCCCGGCAGAACCGCACGGTGGCCCCCAGGGACCTCCTCGACCTGCCCACCCCGCAGGGGCGCCCGGTCACCCAGGTGCTCCTGGAGGACCTGCTGCCGGATCGGCGCCAGCGCGACCGGCTCCTCGTGCTGTGCCTGGCGCGGGACAACGCGACCGCGGAGGCCCTCGCCGAGGACCTGCGTCTCGACGGGCCGGAGCAACTGCCCGCCAACGCGGCGGCGCAGTACCTGGTGGAGCGGCAGTGGCAGCAGTCCGTCCCCGTCGATGCGCCGTTGGTGGAGAGCCCGCTCCTCCAGTCGCTCCTCGTCCACGAGGCGCGCCGCATCTCGCCGCCGCCCGACGACCCGCACAGCTGGCACCAGATCCACCGCTTCCTGCACCTGCATCATGTGCAGCGCTCCGACACCGGGGAAGCGGACGCGCTGCGGCACAGCCTGGCCGCCGGGAACGCGCCCCGGGTGGTGGACATGTTGACGGACGAGTTCGGTGCGGAGGAGGCCGAGCAGAGCGTCCAGCACTGGCTGCTCTGCCTGCGGCACTGTGCCACCGCCCCGACCCCGCCGTCGGTCGGCACCGCGGCCGCCACGCACTCCCATGAGGACAGCGGCGGCTGGAGCGACCACCGGATGGAGATCGCGCTCGGCGAGCACGCCGCCCGCTACACCCACCTCGACGAGGCGGGCCGCAGCATCAACCGCCTCCTGCACGCCCTGTGGTACCTGTCCGAGCCGTACGCCGACCCGGCGATCGACCCGGACGCCGAGACCCTGTGCCAGGCGGTGGGCGACGAACTCGGGTTCCTCTCCCGCCGCCACCGCACCTGGTACGCAGCCCTGGGCAGGGCCGCCCGCGACTGGCCGGTGGCCGCCCGTAAACGGCAGGTCCTGCCCGTCCCCGCCAGTGAGGGGTCATGA
- a CDS encoding NACHT domain-containing NTPase: MGIKVASSVVVPLLKRLLLPPPKAPGAEYTERPVRIKGLLAFVGDHPSLSKDDMHRLAQELVRRAVRAAGPHERPIADDEHDAVGQALTRTLFALGELDMDDVQIFVLGPEELAKELSRKAGPDTRRLLTRDAALFHDVLLRTACVHLVRFFTQRPGFAARAQLEEFHELRRQREQLEVILRRVSGDDWAAADARFEEKYAGYVVKRHGSLTLYGVDLRDRRGKEWPLESAYLSLRAVATAAVDEEPEAAREGRAAELEESVETVLVGRQRVLLQGLAGTGKTTLVQWLALTTAQQDTVPGHLPQLLGRVPFVLPLRTLVREGTELPLPDDFLRRMGCPLAGTEPAGWTARLLQNGRGVLLIDGLDEIPHADRNRTRDWLRQLLAAFSGNLWLATTRPSALAPGWLEREGFHEFTLNALRPDDLRRFIQRWHTAAAAEEGEGDALIQSLRARPELSRLATNPLMCTLICALHRERSGYLPAGRAALYKAALSMLLERRDVERGLRGLKLSEEAAAEPLKRLAYWLIRNERTQIERPDAVELVRRLQPQVPSLQKMGEPEDALQYLVERTGVLREPASGAVDFIHRTFQDYLGAKAVLEERDFGILVKNAHADQWEDVVQMAVAQSDYNGRADLLMRLSDRGKREKDATVKARLRLLALASLEQATRLDPTVRQTIETEAARMVPPRSLRQARVLARTGPLLLGLLDKVRDLEGDEELATVHAICQIGGDAAIPRLRKFLGTRQPVVRAQLLGHWDRFETGVYADEIIRPLLTEDPSQPVTVRSRAELDALATLPGCERVGIHGDFAPEAVRAALDPRRLRELRLRGALQLDDLGLLADFPALESLTLRGCRNVREPAPLTRLPRLHTLVLEDLPQFEPLAKLAECPNLTALHLGLQVPWRGLADLSRLGDLRVLALPMGTVELTEIRHFQALEELRLHEAGDRLLPDGWGALLALLPELRTLTLSPEQLSTLLFDPRAQVSQVTHLYVYAKPGASVSLRRIARRLPGLVEIHLTQGTDIDLSHLAGLSGLRRVRLAYPGAVRAAVDLPDRVDLEIYPQP; encoded by the coding sequence GTGGGAATCAAGGTCGCCTCCTCGGTCGTCGTGCCGCTCCTGAAGCGGCTGCTGCTGCCGCCGCCCAAGGCGCCCGGCGCCGAGTACACCGAACGGCCCGTCCGGATCAAGGGGCTGCTGGCCTTCGTGGGGGACCACCCCTCGCTCAGCAAGGACGACATGCACCGGCTCGCCCAGGAGCTGGTGCGCCGGGCGGTGCGGGCAGCGGGTCCCCACGAGCGGCCGATCGCGGACGACGAGCACGACGCCGTCGGGCAGGCCCTGACCCGGACCCTCTTCGCGCTCGGCGAGCTCGACATGGACGACGTGCAGATCTTCGTGCTCGGACCCGAGGAGCTGGCCAAGGAGCTGTCCCGGAAGGCCGGGCCCGACACGCGCAGGCTCCTCACCCGCGACGCGGCGCTCTTCCACGACGTACTCCTGCGCACGGCGTGCGTGCACCTCGTGCGCTTCTTCACCCAGCGGCCCGGATTCGCGGCCCGCGCCCAACTGGAGGAATTTCACGAACTGCGGCGCCAGCGCGAGCAGTTGGAGGTCATCCTGCGCCGCGTGTCGGGCGACGACTGGGCGGCGGCGGACGCCCGCTTCGAGGAGAAGTACGCAGGCTACGTCGTCAAGCGCCACGGCAGCCTGACCCTCTACGGAGTCGATCTGCGCGACCGCCGCGGCAAGGAATGGCCCCTGGAGAGCGCCTACCTGAGCCTGCGGGCGGTCGCCACGGCCGCCGTCGACGAGGAACCCGAGGCGGCCCGCGAGGGAAGGGCGGCGGAGCTGGAGGAGAGCGTCGAGACCGTCCTCGTCGGGCGGCAGCGCGTCCTGCTGCAGGGGCTCGCCGGGACGGGCAAGACGACACTCGTCCAGTGGCTCGCCCTGACCACCGCCCAGCAGGACACCGTGCCGGGTCATCTGCCGCAGCTCCTGGGGCGCGTCCCCTTCGTCCTGCCGCTGCGCACCCTGGTCCGCGAAGGGACGGAACTGCCGCTGCCCGACGACTTCCTGCGCCGGATGGGCTGCCCGCTGGCCGGCACCGAACCCGCGGGATGGACGGCGCGCCTGCTGCAGAACGGCCGCGGAGTCCTGCTCATCGACGGCCTCGACGAAATCCCGCACGCCGACCGAAACCGCACCCGGGACTGGCTGCGCCAGCTCCTCGCCGCCTTCTCCGGCAACCTGTGGCTCGCCACCACCCGCCCCTCCGCGCTCGCCCCCGGCTGGCTGGAGCGCGAGGGCTTCCACGAGTTCACCCTGAACGCGCTGCGCCCCGACGACCTGCGGCGCTTCATCCAGCGGTGGCACACGGCCGCCGCGGCGGAGGAGGGCGAGGGCGACGCGCTCATCCAGTCCCTGCGCGCCCGCCCGGAGTTGAGCAGGCTCGCCACCAACCCGCTGATGTGCACCCTGATCTGTGCCCTGCACCGGGAGCGCAGCGGCTATCTGCCCGCTGGCCGTGCCGCCCTCTACAAGGCGGCCCTGTCCATGCTGCTCGAACGGCGCGACGTGGAGCGCGGCCTGCGCGGTCTCAAGCTCAGCGAGGAGGCCGCCGCCGAACCGCTCAAGCGCCTCGCGTACTGGCTGATCCGCAACGAACGCACCCAGATCGAGCGCCCGGACGCGGTGGAGCTGGTCCGCAGGCTCCAGCCCCAGGTGCCGAGCCTGCAGAAGATGGGCGAACCCGAGGACGCCCTGCAGTACCTCGTCGAACGCACCGGAGTGCTCCGTGAACCCGCCTCGGGGGCCGTCGACTTCATTCACCGCACCTTTCAGGACTATCTCGGGGCCAAGGCGGTGCTCGAAGAGCGGGACTTCGGCATTCTGGTGAAGAACGCCCATGCCGACCAGTGGGAGGACGTGGTGCAGATGGCCGTCGCGCAGAGCGATTACAACGGACGCGCCGATCTGCTCATGCGGCTCAGCGACCGCGGCAAGCGCGAGAAGGACGCCACGGTCAAGGCCAGGCTCCGGCTGCTCGCCCTCGCGTCACTGGAGCAGGCCACCCGCCTCGACCCCACCGTGCGGCAGACCATCGAGACCGAGGCGGCGCGCATGGTCCCGCCGCGCAGCCTGCGCCAGGCCAGGGTCCTCGCGCGCACGGGGCCGCTGCTGCTCGGCCTGCTGGACAAGGTGCGTGACCTGGAGGGCGACGAGGAGCTGGCGACCGTCCACGCGATCTGCCAGATCGGCGGTGACGCCGCCATCCCGCGCCTGCGGAAGTTCCTCGGCACCCGCCAGCCCGTCGTGCGCGCCCAACTCCTGGGCCACTGGGACAGGTTCGAGACCGGGGTGTACGCCGACGAGATCATCCGGCCGCTCCTCACCGAGGACCCTTCGCAGCCCGTCACCGTGCGCTCGCGCGCCGAGCTCGACGCGCTCGCGACGCTGCCCGGCTGCGAACGCGTCGGCATCCACGGCGACTTCGCCCCGGAGGCCGTACGCGCGGCGCTGGACCCCCGGCGGCTGCGCGAGCTGCGGCTGCGCGGCGCGCTCCAGCTCGACGACCTCGGCCTGCTCGCGGACTTCCCGGCACTGGAGAGCCTCACCCTGCGGGGCTGTCGCAACGTCAGGGAGCCCGCGCCGCTCACCCGGCTGCCCCGACTGCACACCCTCGTACTGGAGGATCTCCCGCAGTTCGAGCCGCTGGCGAAGCTGGCGGAGTGCCCGAACCTCACCGCCCTGCACCTGGGCCTGCAGGTGCCCTGGCGCGGGCTCGCCGACCTGTCCCGCCTCGGGGACCTGCGCGTCCTCGCGCTGCCGATGGGCACGGTCGAACTGACGGAGATCAGGCACTTCCAGGCACTGGAGGAACTGCGCCTGCACGAAGCGGGCGACCGGCTGCTGCCTGACGGGTGGGGTGCCCTGCTCGCCCTGCTGCCCGAGCTGCGCACGCTGACCCTCTCCCCGGAACAACTGAGCACGCTGCTCTTCGACCCCAGGGCGCAGGTCTCACAAGTCACCCATCTCTACGTGTACGCCAAGCCGGGCGCCTCCGTGTCGTTGCGGCGCATCGCCCGGCGGCTGCCGGGGCTCGTGGAGATCCACCTCACCCAGGGCACCGACATCGATCTCTCGCACCTGGCGGGCCTGTCCGGGCTGCGACGGGTCAGGCTCGCCTATCCGGGAGCGGTTCGTGCGGCGGTGGATCTCCCAGACCGGGTCGATCTGGAGATTTACCCGCAGCCCTGA
- the acnA gene encoding aconitate hydratase AcnA, which produces MSANSFDARSTLRVGDESYEIFKLDKVEGSARLPYSLKVLLENLLRTEDGANITADHIRAIGGWDSQAQPSQEIQFTPARVIMQDFTGVPCVVDLATMREAVKELGGDADKVNPLSPAELVIDHSVIADKFGTADAFGQNVELEYGRNKERYQFLRWGQTAFDDFKVVPPGTGIVHQVNIEKLARTVMVRNGQAYPDTLVGTDSHTTMVNGLGVLGWGVGGIEAEAAMLGQPVSMLIPRVVGFKLTGELPAGTTATDLVLTITEMLRKHGVVGKFVEFYGEGVAATSLANRATIGNMSPEFGSTAAIFPIDDETLKYLRLTGRDEQQVALVEAYAKEQGLWLDPAAEPDFSEKLELDLSTVVPSIAGPKRPQDRIVLANAAQQFALDVRNYVEDDDEAGKESFPASDAPATTNGVPSRPTTVTAPDGSTYEIDHGAVTVAAITSCTNTSNPYVMVAAALVAKKAVEKGLTRKPWVKTTLAPGSKVVTDYFDKAGLTPYLDKVGFNLVGYGCTTCIGNSGPLPEEVSKAVNEHDLAVTSVLSGNRNFEGRINPDVKMNYLASPPLVVAYALAGSMKVDITKDALGADQDGNPVYLKDIWPSEAEVNDVVANSIGEDMFNKSYQDVFAGDAQWQALSIPTGNTFEWDPQSTYVRKPPYFEGMTMETTPVADITGARVLAKLGDSVTTDHISPAGAIKADTPAGKYLTEHGVERRDFNSYGSRRGNHEVMIRGTFANIRLRNQIAPGTEGGFTRDFTKDDAPVSFIYDASQNYQAAGTPLVILAGKEYGSGSSRDWAAKGTALLGVKAVIAESYERIHRSNLIGMGVLPLQFPEGQTAETLGLTGEESFSFTGVTELNEGRTPSTVKVTTDTGVEFDAVVRIDTPGEADYYRNGGIMQYVLRSLIRK; this is translated from the coding sequence GTGTCGGCGAACAGCTTCGACGCCCGCAGCACGCTGCGCGTGGGCGACGAGTCGTACGAGATCTTCAAGCTGGACAAGGTTGAGGGCTCCGCGCGGCTGCCCTATAGCCTGAAGGTCCTCCTTGAGAACCTGCTCCGCACCGAGGACGGCGCGAACATCACCGCCGACCACATCCGTGCGATCGGCGGCTGGGACTCCCAGGCCCAGCCCTCGCAGGAGATCCAGTTCACGCCGGCCCGCGTGATCATGCAGGACTTCACCGGCGTGCCCTGCGTCGTCGACCTCGCCACCATGCGGGAGGCCGTCAAGGAGCTCGGCGGTGACGCGGACAAGGTCAACCCGCTCTCCCCGGCCGAGCTGGTCATCGACCACTCCGTCATCGCCGACAAGTTCGGCACGGCGGACGCCTTCGGCCAGAACGTCGAGCTGGAGTACGGCCGCAACAAGGAGCGCTACCAGTTCCTGCGCTGGGGCCAGACCGCCTTCGACGACTTCAAGGTCGTCCCGCCGGGCACCGGCATCGTCCACCAGGTCAACATCGAGAAGCTCGCCCGTACGGTCATGGTCCGCAACGGCCAGGCCTACCCCGACACCCTGGTCGGCACCGACTCGCACACCACGATGGTCAACGGCCTGGGCGTCCTGGGCTGGGGCGTCGGCGGCATCGAGGCCGAGGCCGCGATGCTGGGCCAGCCGGTCTCCATGCTCATCCCGCGCGTCGTCGGCTTCAAGCTGACCGGTGAGCTGCCCGCCGGCACCACCGCCACCGACCTGGTGCTCACGATCACCGAGATGCTGCGCAAGCACGGCGTCGTCGGCAAGTTCGTCGAGTTCTACGGCGAGGGCGTCGCCGCCACCTCGCTCGCCAACCGCGCCACCATCGGCAACATGTCGCCGGAGTTCGGCTCCACCGCCGCGATCTTCCCGATCGACGACGAGACGCTGAAGTACCTGCGCCTGACCGGCCGTGACGAGCAGCAGGTCGCGCTCGTCGAGGCGTACGCCAAGGAGCAGGGCCTCTGGCTCGACCCGGCCGCCGAGCCCGACTTCTCCGAGAAGCTGGAGCTCGACCTCTCCACGGTCGTCCCCTCCATCGCCGGACCGAAGCGTCCGCAGGACCGCATCGTCCTCGCCAACGCCGCGCAGCAGTTCGCGCTCGACGTACGCAACTACGTCGAGGACGACGACGAGGCGGGCAAGGAGTCCTTCCCGGCCTCCGACGCCCCGGCCACCACGAACGGTGTCCCGTCGCGTCCGACCACCGTCACCGCCCCCGACGGTTCGACGTACGAGATCGACCACGGCGCCGTCACCGTCGCCGCGATCACCTCCTGCACCAACACCTCGAACCCGTACGTCATGGTCGCCGCCGCGCTCGTCGCGAAGAAGGCCGTGGAGAAGGGCCTGACCCGCAAGCCGTGGGTCAAGACCACCCTCGCCCCGGGCTCCAAGGTCGTCACCGACTACTTCGACAAGGCGGGGCTCACCCCCTACCTCGACAAGGTCGGCTTCAACCTCGTCGGCTACGGCTGCACCACCTGCATCGGCAACTCGGGCCCGCTGCCCGAGGAGGTCTCCAAGGCGGTCAACGAGCACGACCTGGCCGTGACGTCGGTCCTCTCCGGCAACCGGAACTTCGAGGGCCGCATCAACCCCGACGTCAAGATGAACTACCTGGCGTCCCCGCCGCTGGTCGTCGCGTACGCCCTCGCCGGTTCGATGAAGGTGGACATCACCAAGGACGCGCTCGGCGCGGACCAGGACGGCAACCCCGTCTACCTGAAGGACATCTGGCCCTCCGAGGCCGAGGTGAACGACGTCGTCGCCAACTCCATCGGCGAGGACATGTTCAACAAGTCCTACCAGGACGTCTTCGCGGGCGACGCCCAGTGGCAGGCCCTGTCGATCCCGACCGGCAACACCTTCGAGTGGGACCCGCAGTCGACCTACGTCCGCAAGCCCCCTTACTTCGAGGGCATGACGATGGAGACCACCCCGGTGGCCGACATCACGGGCGCCCGCGTCCTGGCCAAGCTGGGCGACTCGGTCACCACCGACCACATCTCCCCGGCCGGTGCGATCAAGGCCGACACCCCGGCCGGCAAGTACCTCACGGAGCACGGCGTCGAGCGCCGCGACTTCAACTCCTACGGCTCGCGCCGTGGCAACCACGAGGTCATGATCCGCGGCACGTTCGCCAACATCCGCCTGCGCAACCAGATCGCGCCGGGCACCGAGGGCGGCTTCACCCGCGACTTCACGAAGGACGACGCCCCGGTGTCGTTCATCTACGACGCCTCGCAGAACTACCAGGCGGCCGGCACCCCGCTCGTGATCCTCGCGGGCAAGGAGTACGGCTCGGGCTCGTCCCGCGACTGGGCCGCCAAGGGCACCGCGCTCCTGGGCGTGAAGGCCGTCATCGCCGAGTCGTACGAGCGCATCCACCGCTCGAACCTCATCGGCATGGGCGTCCTGCCGCTCCAGTTCCCGGAGGGCCAGACCGCCGAGACCCTCGGCCTCACCGGCGAGGAGTCCTTCTCCTTCACCGGCGTGACCGAGCTCAACGAGGGCCGCACGCCGAGCACCGTGAAGGTCACCACCGACACGGGCGTGGAGTTCGACGCGGTCGTCCGCATCGACACCCCCGGTGAGGCGGACTACTACCGCAACGGCGGCATCATGCAGTACGTGCTGCGCTCGCTGATCCGCAAGTAG
- a CDS encoding sigma-70 family RNA polymerase sigma factor encodes MDGQEVLADRFEAHRGHLRGVAYRMLGSLSDADDVVQEAWLRLSRTDADADADEIENLTGWLRTVVSRLCLDMLRSAAARHEQPAGEHLPDRIPETGDGGDPEEEALLADSVGRALLVVLGTLGPAERVAFVLHDLFAVPFTQIAPVVERTPAAAKKLASRARHKVQAPPEVLAAPGLAGDRRVVEAFLAAARDGDLEALLTVLAPDVVRTADLSTVIRGARAVAEETVLLRRNARFAEPALVDGTVGLVVAPYGRLLLALLVRVEGERVAAYEVIADPKRLRGLHLRTLASGQAGAPRRSRG; translated from the coding sequence ATGGACGGGCAAGAGGTGCTCGCGGACCGCTTCGAGGCGCACCGGGGCCATCTGCGTGGTGTCGCCTACCGCATGCTCGGCTCGCTCAGCGACGCCGACGACGTCGTGCAGGAGGCCTGGCTGCGGCTCAGCCGCACCGATGCCGATGCCGACGCCGATGAGATCGAGAACCTCACCGGCTGGCTCCGCACGGTCGTCTCCCGCCTCTGCCTGGACATGCTCCGGTCGGCCGCCGCACGCCACGAGCAGCCGGCCGGCGAGCACCTGCCCGACCGGATCCCGGAAACCGGCGACGGCGGGGACCCGGAGGAGGAAGCGCTGCTCGCCGACTCGGTGGGCCGGGCCCTGCTCGTGGTGCTCGGCACCCTGGGTCCCGCCGAACGGGTCGCGTTCGTGCTGCACGACCTGTTCGCCGTGCCGTTCACGCAGATCGCCCCGGTCGTGGAGCGCACCCCGGCCGCCGCCAAGAAGCTCGCGAGCCGCGCGCGCCACAAGGTCCAGGCCCCGCCCGAGGTCCTCGCCGCACCCGGGCTCGCGGGGGACCGGCGTGTCGTCGAGGCCTTCCTCGCGGCGGCCCGCGACGGTGACCTCGAAGCGCTGCTCACGGTCCTCGCCCCCGACGTGGTGCGCACCGCCGACCTCTCCACGGTGATCCGCGGCGCGCGGGCGGTCGCGGAGGAGACCGTGCTCCTGCGGCGCAACGCCCGCTTCGCGGAGCCCGCGCTCGTCGACGGCACGGTGGGGCTGGTCGTGGCCCCGTACGGGCGACTGCTCCTCGCCCTGCTGGTCAGGGTCGAGGGCGAGCGGGTCGCCGCGTACGAGGTGATCGCCGATCCGAAGCGGCTGCGCGGGCTGCATCTGCGCACGCTGGCATCCGGGCAGGCGGGCGCGCCTCGTCGTTCACGCGGGTGA